In the Chloroflexota bacterium genome, one interval contains:
- a CDS encoding DUF4177 domain-containing protein, translating into MTKWEYRVLVFKSGWGARLKEEHEEVLNALGQEGWELAGRAAESTVMSLVFKRPVGKHKPSRHVEQGWPSW; encoded by the coding sequence ATGACCAAATGGGAGTACCGCGTGTTGGTGTTCAAGAGCGGCTGGGGCGCACGCCTGAAGGAGGAGCACGAAGAAGTCCTGAACGCGCTGGGACAGGAGGGCTGGGAACTGGCGGGCAGGGCCGCCGAGAGCACAGTGATGAGCCTGGTGTTCAAGCGGCCCGTGGGAAAGCACAAGCCATCGCGCCACGTTGAGCAAGGCTGGCCGTCCTGGTAG
- a CDS encoding slipin family protein: protein MVNGISVAAFFLALLVTSLLAIGLDAWTAAPDWLIAMVAAGGVLIGLYLLFAIKVADQWEKAVVLRFGRFRGLKGPGLFWIIPIVDSVRKWIDHRVMVTPFNAEKTLTKDTVPVDVDAVLFWMVWDAEKAALEVEDYKTAIAWAAQTALREVIGQMDLADILVGRAKMDEELQKIIDARTNPWGITVQSVEIRDIVIPEALEDAMSRQAQAERERQARVILGESEKQIAESFREASLAYQENPTALHLRAMNMLFEGLKEKGALVIVPSSAVDTMNLGGLMAATALAQNAPKE from the coding sequence ATGGTCAACGGCATATCCGTGGCCGCCTTCTTCCTCGCGCTCCTGGTCACGTCGCTCCTGGCCATCGGGCTGGACGCCTGGACAGCCGCGCCGGACTGGCTCATCGCGATGGTGGCCGCCGGCGGGGTTCTGATCGGTCTCTACCTGCTGTTCGCCATCAAGGTTGCCGACCAGTGGGAGAAGGCCGTCGTCCTGCGGTTCGGCCGTTTCCGCGGGCTGAAAGGGCCTGGCCTGTTCTGGATCATCCCCATCGTGGACTCGGTCCGCAAGTGGATTGACCATCGGGTGATGGTAACGCCGTTCAATGCGGAGAAGACCCTCACCAAGGACACCGTGCCCGTGGACGTGGACGCGGTGCTGTTCTGGATGGTCTGGGATGCGGAGAAGGCGGCGCTGGAGGTGGAGGACTACAAGACGGCCATCGCGTGGGCGGCGCAGACGGCCCTGCGCGAGGTCATCGGGCAGATGGATCTGGCCGATATCCTGGTGGGGCGCGCCAAAATGGACGAGGAACTCCAGAAGATCATTGACGCCCGCACCAACCCCTGGGGCATCACGGTGCAGTCGGTGGAAATCCGCGACATCGTGATTCCCGAGGCGCTGGAGGATGCCATGTCCCGCCAGGCGCAGGCCGAGCGCGAGCGCCAGGCGCGCGTCATCCTGGGCGAGTCCGAGAAGCAGATCGCCGAGAGTTTCCGCGAGGCGTCGCTGGCCTATCAGGAGAACCCCACGGCCCTGCACCTGCGCGCCATGAACATGCTGTTTGAGGGCCTGAAGGAGAAGGGCGCGCTCGTGATTGTGCCGTCTTCCGCCGTGGACACGATGAACCTGGGCGGGTTGATGGCCGCCACAGCCCTGGCGCAGAACGCCCCGAAGGAATGA
- a CDS encoding GntR family transcriptional regulator produces the protein MNIRINAESGVPIYMQIVDRIRHLVATGVLRPGQQLPTIRQLAVDLRVDPNTVARAYAILDSQGVISTQQGRGTYIAEHPDEARLAAFREEQLRQIMSHAILDALSLGYRPDEVQDAFLQELTQWQKRTERAHTETNTQNT, from the coding sequence GTGAACATCCGAATCAACGCGGAAAGCGGCGTGCCCATCTACATGCAGATCGTGGATCGGATTCGGCACCTCGTGGCCACGGGGGTGCTGCGCCCTGGCCAACAGTTGCCCACCATTCGCCAACTGGCCGTGGACCTCAGGGTGGACCCGAATACCGTGGCCCGTGCCTACGCGATCCTGGACAGCCAGGGGGTCATCTCCACCCAGCAGGGGCGCGGCACCTACATCGCCGAGCACCCCGACGAGGCGCGGCTGGCCGCATTCCGAGAAGAGCAACTGCGGCAAATCATGAGCCATGCCATTCTGGACGCGCTGAGTCTCGGATACCGGCCCGACGAGGTACAGGACGCCTTCCTGCAAGAACTGACGCAGTGGCAGAAGCGCACAGAACGCGCGCACACCGAAACAAACACCCAAAACACGTGA
- a CDS encoding tetratricopeptide repeat protein has protein sequence MTKRRIGWRAAFVALILVALAFAAQDPLAGVAHQVRVGDMHLRAGEYTLARQVYEQAAAVLPGRATILLRLGVAQSALEERDGARQSLAQAAASPWTRARALAGLAEAEEDAYRAGRLWAEAVRAGWSDPLVLGRYAEHLWRRGDFRQAQPIVSRSLRLAPRDEKTRLRASILLLLDDKPEDAAALVRGVESAVPLTAALSAGDPPGSPDFYLRVGVALLSMDEQRAARAMFGRARDLAPDSPVAQTYYAYCLHLDGDDAGAMGLLRDAASRWPAYPLVWYFLGEVERAAGHYAAARAHYATLFNLDPKNAAACVALADAYAAENLFTEAEAWYTKATELSPQDGRFWLALAQFYTEHLAGVAGNGVAAARKATALLPEDPAAHDALGWALFLSNDLVGAREALETALRLDGDSPSVQYHAGSLYYALGDRARATYHLTRVLDVQPRGRFAAPAQDLLRRLK, from the coding sequence ATGACGAAGAGGCGCATCGGATGGAGGGCTGCTTTCGTCGCGTTGATTCTCGTGGCGCTGGCCTTCGCCGCCCAGGATCCGCTCGCGGGTGTGGCGCACCAGGTGCGAGTTGGAGACATGCACCTGCGCGCGGGCGAGTACACCCTGGCGCGCCAGGTGTATGAGCAGGCCGCCGCCGTGCTTCCCGGCCGCGCCACGATTCTTCTGCGCCTGGGCGTCGCGCAGAGCGCGCTGGAAGAACGGGACGGCGCGCGGCAATCCCTCGCGCAGGCGGCGGCGAGTCCGTGGACGCGGGCGCGGGCGCTCGCCGGCCTGGCCGAGGCCGAGGAGGACGCCTACCGCGCCGGCCGCCTTTGGGCCGAGGCTGTGCGGGCGGGTTGGAGCGACCCGCTGGTCTTGGGCCGCTACGCGGAGCATCTGTGGCGGCGCGGGGATTTCCGGCAGGCGCAACCCATCGTCAGCCGCTCCCTGCGCCTGGCGCCGCGGGACGAGAAGACGCGCCTGCGCGCGAGCATCCTGCTCCTGCTGGACGACAAGCCCGAAGATGCGGCGGCGCTCGTTCGCGGCGTGGAGTCGGCAGTCCCCCTGACGGCGGCCCTCAGCGCAGGCGACCCTCCCGGCTCGCCCGACTTCTACCTGCGCGTCGGCGTGGCGCTGCTGTCCATGGACGAACAGCGGGCCGCGCGGGCGATGTTCGGGCGGGCGCGGGACTTGGCCCCCGACTCGCCCGTGGCGCAGACCTACTACGCCTATTGCCTGCACCTGGACGGCGACGACGCCGGCGCCATGGGCCTCTTGCGGGATGCCGCGTCGCGCTGGCCCGCGTATCCCCTCGTCTGGTACTTCCTGGGCGAGGTGGAGCGCGCCGCAGGGCACTACGCCGCCGCGCGGGCGCACTACGCCACGCTCTTCAACCTAGACCCCAAGAACGCCGCGGCCTGCGTCGCGCTGGCCGACGCCTACGCCGCCGAGAACCTGTTCACGGAGGCCGAGGCGTGGTACACGAAGGCCACGGAACTTTCGCCGCAGGACGGGCGCTTCTGGCTTGCGCTGGCGCAGTTCTACACCGAGCACCTGGCCGGCGTCGCGGGCAATGGGGTGGCCGCCGCCCGCAAAGCGACCGCGCTCCTTCCCGAGGACCCCGCGGCCCACGACGCCCTGGGGTGGGCGCTGTTCCTGTCCAACGACCTGGTCGGCGCGCGCGAGGCCCTGGAAACCGCCTTGCGGCTGGACGGCGACAGCCCTTCGGTGCAGTACCACGCCGGCAGTTTGTACTACGCCCTGGGCGACCGCGCCAGGGCCACGTACCACCTGACGCGCGTGCTGGACGTGCAGCCCAGGGGCCGCTTCGCCGCGCCGGCCCAGGACCTCCTGCGCCGCCTGAAATAG